Part of the Pseudobdellovibrionaceae bacterium genome is shown below.
GCGGCCTTAGCTTGAAAAAGAAATGACGCCACTTATTGCCCCCTCAATTAAACGCCGGCCTTTTTCATTAACCCATCAAGCTCTTCCGGATCTGGTGAAAATGAAAATGCATCTTTAATTGTAATTCGCCTTTTTAAAGTAAGATTCAATAGCGATTGATTCAGGGTCTGCATGTGGCTTTTATTTTGCCCGACTTGCATCATACCGTAAACTTGATGCAGTTTATTTTCTCGAATGAGGTTTCGAATACTTGGATTCATTACAAGAAGCTCACAAGCCACGGCTATTTGCGAATCCATTGAAGGAACAAGGCGTTGACTAATAATCGCATTGAGCACAAAACTCATTTGCACGCGAATTCTTTCTTGCTGGCCGGCCGGAAACGCGCTGACAATACGGCTGATCGTCTGCACAGCTGAATTCGTATGAAGCGTTCCAAAAACGAGATGTCCTGTTTCTGCAATAGTTAAAGCAGACTCTATGGTCTCAAGATCTCGTAGCTCTCCTATGAGACAAACATCTGGATCTTGTCGTAAAATATATTTCAGGGCATCTTTAAAATTTTCAGTATCGGCACCAATTTCACGCTGGTTGATTATGCAGCTTTTATGTTCATGCACATATTCAATGGGGTCTTCAAGAGTAATAATATGGCCCCGCGTTTCTCGATTGATCTTGTCAATAATGGACGCAATAGTTGTGGACTTTCCGCTTCCGGTGGGGCCGGTGACCAAAACCAAACCGTGAGGAAAGTTAGCGATATCTCGCACAGCCTTGGGCAGACCCAGTTCATCAATATTCGGAACCTGAAAGGGCACTCGCCTAAAGGCGCCTGAAACCTCTCCTCGCTTTTGAAAAAACAAGTTGGCTCGAAAACGGGCCATGTTTTTTACTTCAAAACTAAAATCTAACTCTTTTCGCTCTTCAAAGCGACTTCTCTGAGCATCTGTAAGTACCGAATAGCAAAGCCGTCGAACATCTTCGCCCGTTAAATCTGCAGACTTTACGCGCACCAATCGCCCGCCAACTCTAAGCGCCGGAGCAGAGCCCGCCACCAAATGCAAATCCGTTGCACCTTGCTTGACAGTTGCTTTCAACAACTGGTGCAAATTTATCATTTCTCATCCCCGATGGTTACGTTCAACACTTCTTCAACACTCGTCATGCCCGCTTTCAACTTCAACAACGCTGATCCTCGTAGTGTCACCATATTATCGTGAGCTACAGCATGACGCTTCAGTTCTAGGGGCGAAAGACCTTTAAAAATACCCTCTTTTACCGGAGTTGTTACTTTCAAAACTTCAAAAATCGCCATTCGACCTGCCAGACCCGTACCGTTACAATTGGGGCAACCTTCGCCGCGCTTTAGATCGTTATACTCATCCAGCTCGCTTTCCGGGACACCCATATCTAACAATACTTCAGGCGTCACAGAGTGATCAACAATACAGTATCCACATATTTTCTTAATGAGGCGCTGAGCTATAACAACCTTTGTCGCTTCGGCCACCATATAGTTGGGCACTCCCATATCAATGAGACGTGTCACCGTTGAAGTGGAATCATTCGTGTGTAATGTGCTCACCACTAAGTGACCCGTTGAGGCCGCCTTAAAGGCAATAAGGGCTGTTTCAAGATCCCGAATCTCCCCCACCATAATCACCTCGGGGTCTTGCCGCAAAAACGCTCTTAATGCCTCAGGAAACCCAAATCCAATGTCTGCATTGACCTGCACTTGGTTGATTCCATCCAAGTTAAACTCCACCGGATCTTCTGCTGTTTGGATGTTTTTTTCTGGCTTATTTAACTCAGCCAATCCTGAATAAATAGTTGTTGTTTTACCACTTCCCGTGGGGCCGGTAATTAACAACAATCCCTGCGGCATTTTTAATGCACTTTGAAAAACCTTAAGCTGTTCTTGCTCAAAACCAAGTTTAGTCAAGTCCACCTGCAAATTTGATTTATCTAAAATCCGAAGTACGATTTTCTCACCAAATAAAACAGGCAAACTGTTCACACGAAAATCCACATCTTGACCATTTTTAAGACGTACTTTTAGGCGTCCATCCTGCGGGCGACGACGTTCTGCAATGTCCATTTTACTTAAAATTTTGATCCGACTAGAAATGGCATTAGCAATACCCGGAGGGGGTTGAGTTCGCTCTGTTAATACACCATCAATTCGATACCGAATTCTAAATCTTTTCTCGTAGGGCTCAATGTGAATATCCGATGCCCGCATTTTAATGGCTTCAGCCAACATGGCATTTACAAAACTGACAATGGGGCTATTGTCACCCGTTTGGTCATCTATGAGTTCGGCCTGCGCCGATACCGAGGGCCCTGAAGCATCCGCTTCTTCAGATCCCACAAAGTCTGACATGATGTCATCGACAGTGGCCGTCGTGCTACCGTAGTATCTATTGATTGCATTTTTAATCGAAGTTTCTGAGGCGACGACCACTTCAATTTTTAATCGAGTTAGTAAACTTAAATCGTCTTTTACAAAAATATTGCTGGGATCGGCAAACGCCACAACTAAACTTCGCCCCGATCGCTGTACGGGTATCACCGTATTTTTTTTGCAAACATGTGCCGGAACTAAATTGATAACATCAGTGTCGATTTCAAAGTTATCAATATCGATGGTCGGTAAATTGTATTGCTGCCCCATGAAGGCTGCGAGATCTTTTTCTTTGACATATCCAAGTTGCACGAGCGAAGTGCTCAATCGCCCACCGTGCTTTTTTTGCTCTTTACGAGCTTGTTCAAGCTGATCAATAGAAATTAAATTTTCTCGAACTAAGAGTTCGCCAAGGCCCTTCCTTGCTGCCACGGTCTCCCCTTTTTATCTTAGTTATTTAAAATACTTGGAGATCAGTCTCCACCCCACTAGATTACCCTTGGGTGACATTTTTTGTAACTAGACTTCGGTCGCGGTTTATTCAAATTAATGCTTGTTTCAGAAGTTCTTCATACTCGGTATGGTCCAGCTTCAGGTCCAAGTACCAATCCGCCCACAAGACATCTGCCCAGCTCGCCACCTGATACCCACAAACCACCGTGGCTTGAATGCCGAGAGCTTCTTTTATCAAAGGTGTTTCTGGCGGTGAAAGCACCAAGTCCATCGCTACTCCCGGCCTCTGTAGAAAATTAAAGTAATACAATTCGTTCAGCACATCGTTCTCTGGAGAAAACGGCGTGGTATTAATCACTATTCCATTGGTACCGGGTAATAAAATGAGCTGATCTTTGGGCACAAAATTAAATTTTACATCAAAGTACTTGCGCTTTACGTCTCCAATTAAATCCTGCGCCTGTTCATCAAACTGATTTGATATATTAACGGTTTTAAAACCCATTTTTACAATAGCGCCAACTGCCGCTCGCGCACTGGCACCCGCGCCCACAATTAACGCTTCACTTGAAATATTAAGCTTAGTACCAATTTCACTGAGTTCCCTTTGCAGTGCCGGAAAGGTCACATTGGCCAGCCACCACTCGCCGTCCACTTTAACAATGGTATCCGCCGCCCCTAAATGCCTGACATCAGCGGTATTTTTTTTAAAGTACTGCATCACAACGCTTCCAAGTCCACGCCCAATTCGTATGATGTCATAGGTTTGCATGGCACTAGTCAGTTCGTCTTCGAATCCTGCGGGGGTCGTATCGACAAATGCGAGGCTATTTTCAAACCCCTTAGCATTGAGGTGGTCGCTAAGAAACTGAAGCCGTTTTGTTGAAGGATAGGCAGAAATTTCAACCCATTTCATAGTGTCTTTAACAACTCCCTGGCCACCTCAATGTCGCCTTCAATTTGTTGCATAAGCGCTTCCACAGAGGAAAATTTTTTTTCTTCTCTTAAGAAAGAGTAAAACATGATCTTCACAGTTTTCCCATAAAGATTCATATCTTTATCTAAAATATGAGTCTCAATAGACAATGGTTGCAAATTTTCAGACGTCTGAAAGGTGGGATTGATTCCGATGTTGGTCACTGACGGATAGCACTGATCACCGAAGCAAAGTTTCGTGGCATACACGCCCGAACGCGGTGACAATGTATGATTTGACGGAACAATATTGGCCGTAGGAAACCCGAGTGATCGCCCTCTTTGAGCACCGGATGTCACATCGCCCACCACATAAAAAGGCCGCCCCAACAATCTGGATGCCTCCGCCACTTCGCCTCTCACTAGGGCCTGCCGAATTCGGCTGCTTGAAACAGCCTCACCATCTAACGTCACAGAAGGCACAACCCGCACATCTACCCCCAATGGGGTCCCAAATTTGGTCAGGGCACCGACGTCACCCGAACGATCTCGGCCGAAGGCAAAATCCGGCCCCACGACGATTTGTTTTGGCTGAAGCTTTGCCCAAAGAGACTCTTCAAAAAACCTCTCGGCGGCCTGTCGCGCAAACTCATGGGTGAACGGCTCAACAACCAAAACGTCCACCCCCAATTCGGGCAACACATTTTTTAGATCATCTATGGCAAAAAGCCTGCGAAAGGGCCTATCCGGCGCCAAAACCTGAATAGGATGGGGGTCAAAGGTAAAAACCACCGCCGGCACTCCAAGGCTTCTGGCCGAAGCCACAGCCTTTGAAATAAGCTCCCGGTGCCCCAAATGAACCCCATCAAAATTGCCAAGGGTGACCACTGACCCCGGAATCGGGGTTTTTATGCTTTGAGTTCCATTAAATGTTTGCATGTGGCGGTAAAATACCAAGTTTTTCGCTCTAACCAATTGAATTCTTTATGACTTTTTGATACGTAGCGTTAGTGAAAACTCTCAAACAACAGCTTCTACGCTCGATCGAGCAACTCAAGGCCCTTGTTGGCAGAAAAAAAGACCTTTGGCTTCGTGCCGGTCTTTGCTTGGCCACGGGCTTAGCGCTCGTCATGGCCGAACACGATGACGGTTATGATTTGCGCTTTCAACTGCGCGGACCACAAAAAATAGATAACAACATTTTATTAATTTCAGTGCCGCAGGATGATTGGCTCAACTTACTTGGCCGCAAACAATCTTGGATTCGACCGCTTCGTGAATTGGTTCAGTTGAGCGATAGCTTTTATTGGGAGCCCGATCTTTGGCACCATTTTTTAGAAACTTTGCTCGCACAAGACCCAAAAGCCATTGGGATATCTTTTTACTTTGGCAATGAGACCCGCGAAACTTACACAGAAACCTATCACAGTGAGGTCTTCGATAACCCCCGAGTGATTTGGGCCTCCCGCCTAGATCGCGACGGCCGCCTTTTGTATTCAGCGTTTTCAGGATCCCTCGGACAGGGCACGGGCCTCAATGAGTTGATGACTGATAACGATGGCGTATTTCGACGGTTTGTCTCTCCCCTGGTGCAAATCAGACACTTAGCTCTTCGCCTCACCGATTTAGTTAGCCCCGCCCAAGACTCTACTACGCCATGGCTTGCGGGCGTGGAGCGGGTTATAAACTTTCGTGGCCCGCGCGGAACCTACCCCCAACTCACCATTCAGCAGATCATTGACGGCGACTTCTCCGTTGAACAACTGCGCGGAAAAATCATTCTCATTGGGGGCACAAATGATGAAGATCACCAGCTTCTTACCCCACTAGGAAAAATGTCTGACACCGAAGCCTTAGCCAATATAGTCGATAGCTTAAAAAATGACCGATGGATTGAACGCCTGCCCCTTGAGTGGTCGTTGATTTTGTTGTTTGCCATTCTTTTGCTCAGTATTCGCATTATGAACTCTTATCCGCAGTCAGTGGCACTGGTGCTGTTTTTTTGGCTGGGCATGGCTTTTACGGTTTTTTCAGTTTGGCTTTTTGACACTTATAATTTCTGGATCCCAACCACCCCGGTGCTGGTTCAATTGGGTGTGACTTATATTGTGTTTTTGAGCTACCAATTGACTGTTTCTGACTATGAAAAATGGCAATTGGAACTGGAGACGAACAAGCTTCTCGAAGTGGAACAATTAAAACAAAACTTTGTTAGCCTCTTTAGCCATGACCTAAAGACGCCCCTTGCAAAAATTCAAGCCATTTGTGACCGCCTCCTCTCGCAGCCCCTAGATACAAAAATTGGCCAAGACATTCAGAGTTTGAGAGACGAAAGCGTTGAACTACACCACTATATTCAGAATATTTTGAAGCTCAGTCGTGTTGAAGCCCGGGAATTTCGCCTCAATCGTAACGCAGAAGACCTTAACGAGATTGTCGAAACGGTCAGCCAAAAGCTTGCGCCGCTTGCTGCTGCAAAGTCGATTACCCTGCAACTTCGCCTGGAGCCCTTATTTCTCATTGATATTGATGGGCAATTATTGCTAGAGGTCATCTTGAATCTTGTTGAGAATGCGATTAAGTACACGCCTGAAGATGGTCATGTGATTATTTCAACTTCAGAGGTGGATCAGCAAGTGGTCCTTGTGGTTGAAGACGACGGCCCAGGAATCCCAGAAAGGGAGCAAAACCGAGTCTTTGAAAAATTCTATCGAACATCCCGCGAGGTGGATACCACAAAGGGTTCGGGATTGGGCTTATACCTAGTTAAATTTTTTGTAGAATTGCATGGTGGATCTGTGTTTTTAGAATGCCCCGAAACAGGTGGCACAAAAATTGGCTTTAGCTTACCCGTAGATGTGGAAGCTGAAGAAAAGGAGCAGTTTGATGAGCAATAAGCTTAGTGTGTTAATCGTGGATGATGAAGAGCAACTTCGAAAGAGCGTGGCTTCAATCTTGATTTCCACACTGCCAGAATATGAATTTGAAATTGTTGAGGCCGAAAATGGACGTAGAGCCCTTGAGGCCACTCAACAGAAAAGTTTTGATTTGGTTCTAATGGACGTCAGAATGCCCGAAATGAGCGGCCTTGAGGCCCTTGAGAAAATTAAAGAAACAGATCCAAGAATCTTTGTGGTGATAATGACCGCGCACAGTAACCTCAATGATGCTGTGACAGCCATTAAATATGGCGCCTATGACTATCTTGAAAAGCCGGTTGAACCAGAGAAGCTCACAGAATTAGTAAAGCGGGCCCTTGAGACTCGGCAAATGGTGTCTGATCTTGCGATATCAAACCCGATTTTTGATGACGACATTGACAGTGAATTTGTCGGTTCATCGCAAAAAATGCGCGACATTTTCCAGCTCATCAATAAACTTTCACAAGTAGATACCACAGTTTTAATTCGCGGTGAAAATGGTACTGGCAAGGAGCTAGTTGCAAAAGCGATTCACTACAATAGCCCGAGAAAACATGGAAAATTTGTCGCCATCAACTGTGGAGCAATTCCAGAAAATCTGCTTGAAAGTGAACTCTTTGGACACGAAAAAGGAGCTTTTACGGGTGCTCATGAACGAAAAATTGGTAAATTTCAGCTGGCAAATAATGGAACTATTTTTCTGGACGAAGTGGGCGAACTTCGACCGGAGATGCAGGTAAAACTACTCAGAGTTCTGCAAGAACGAAAGTTTATGCCTGTAGGAAGTAATCGAGAAGTCAAAACCAACGCTCGCGTTGTGGCGGCAACTAATCAAAATTTGGAGAAAATGATTGAAGAGGGAACTTTTCGAGAAGACTTCTTCTATCGCCTTAATGTGATGCCTATTTTTATGCCGCCCCTTCGAGACCGCCTGGATGACCTCGATGGTTTGGCACAATATTTTGTAAAGAAATTTGCCAAACTACAGACTTCTGTCATTCGGGGAATCGACTCCGATGCCCTAGATGCTCTTAAACGCTACGATTGGCCTGGAAACATTCGCGAGCTTGAAAACACCATCGAACGAGCCTTTATTATGGAATCATCGTCGAGCATAACCCTCTCTAGCCTGCCAGAGGCCATTCAAGATAAAGCCAAAGACAAGGTGAAAATAGATATTCCAAAAGAATATTCAGGTCCCATGGATTTTGATCGATTTAAGGAAGTCACAGAAAAAGAATTTATTGAAAATGCTTTGCGGGCCAATCAGGGTCGAATCAATAAGACCGTGGCCCATGCCAATATCCCAAAAAACACATTGCTTCGTAAGATTAAAAAATACGGCATCGATGTGAAGCAGTTTGTTACTGGACGAGAGTAGAGGCTCCAACGATCCCACCCGACCGCCCCTGCGGCCAAACACGATCCAAATGAAATTTCTCATTGGCAGGAATTTCATTTGGATTGTATGATGATCAGATAGACCCGGGGGGGAGATAATGTTTCCACAAGATTCTAAAATATTGGTTGTTGAAGACTCTGAGTCACTCCTTCGACTGATCGGCGAAATTTTAAACGCAGAAGGCTATGGCAATGTACACTTGGCTAAAGACGGCAGCGAAGCCATTGGCCAACTGACTATGGCGGCCAAGGTTGGCGAGCCATTTAACCTGGTTATTACTGATATCACCATGCCCAACTTAGGCGGTATGGAACTCTTGGACGCTTGTCGAGAATCTAATAATCTTAAAAACACACCCTTTATGATGATCACCTCAGACAATTCAAAAAACACCGTGGTTCAAGCCGTCATCAAAGGCGTGATTGGCTACATCGTGAAACCCATTGAGCGTGAAGACTTTATGAACAAAATGCGAGAAGCCTATGAACGCCTGATGGGTTCAGTGGGATAAGGTCTTTGCCGCATCCAATACACTGTCCACAGAGATTTGCTTCATACAATCATGGGTACCAATAGGACATTTCTTACTGCCATGCCGGCCACAGGGGCGACAGCTTAAATCTTTCTGAACAACAATGGCCTGCTCTTGCCACGGACGATAACCCAAACTTAACGTGGTCGGCCCAAACACCGAAACCACTGGCAAACCCACGCAGGCTGCCATGTGCATGGCACCACTGTCATTTGTCACCATCAGGCTGCCAAACCGAAATTCCTGCAATGACTCAAGTAAAGATTTTTCACCGGCCCAAAGCAGGGCTCCTGGGATCTGTTTTTGAACGCTCTCGCAAAGGGCCCGCTCATCCCGGCCACCGGTCACAATGATTTGACGACCTTCTTCTGAAAGGCGCTTCCCCAATTCTACAAATTTATTAAACCCCCAACGTTTTGTGGGCCACACACTGCCAGGAGATAAAAACGTGGCTCCGGCGTGCGCCGATTGAAACTCGGGCAAAAGATGATCAATGCGCATTTGGCTCCAGGTCGGCACACTTCCCGACGGCCACGGCCCGACGGTGTTGTTGTCGGTGATATTTAAAACACTGACCTCACCTAATATCTCATTCCAGTTTGAATTCAATGGAGCCAACAGCTGCAACTGCCTTAGGGCATCAGGCCGCTGCATGGGACGCTCCACACGAGAGTCGAAAATCCATGCATTCCACCATTTTTTAAAGCCTACCTTTTTGTTAGCCTTCAGTGACTGCACCAGCAAACCGGAGCGCATACTTTCGTGGGGACTGAGCACCACATCATACTCGTATTTTAACAGTTTTTTACGAAATGCCCGCACCGATGGCGAATTGGTTTTGTTGACTGAAATCACTTCATCAACAAGCCCCGCTGCAAGAAACGGCTCTTCAAAACCGGCACGACAGCCTAATATTAATTTATGATCTGGATATAGTTTTCGAAACTCACGCATCAAAGGGATGCTGAGAAGGAGGTCTCCGAGATAGGCTGTTTGTAAGATGAGGTTAACCACTGAATTCCCTCTTCAACGGCGTGCACAAGATGGTCAAAATCGACCCGATCGTAACACATTACTGATTTTTGACAAGCCCGCTTCCAGCAAGGGCTACAACTCACTTGAGAAAGCACTCTTCTGCCGCGGCCATAGAGATCAATCTCATGGGCACAGGTGGGTCCAAACCAGGCCACCACCCATTTTTTTAACGCGATCCCCATGTGCATTCCCAAACTGTCCCCGCTAATCACAATATCACAAGCCGCAATACTGATGGCGCCATCAC
Proteins encoded:
- a CDS encoding type IV pilus twitching motility protein PilT gives rise to the protein MINLHQLLKATVKQGATDLHLVAGSAPALRVGGRLVRVKSADLTGEDVRRLCYSVLTDAQRSRFEERKELDFSFEVKNMARFRANLFFQKRGEVSGAFRRVPFQVPNIDELGLPKAVRDIANFPHGLVLVTGPTGSGKSTTIASIIDKINRETRGHIITLEDPIEYVHEHKSCIINQREIGADTENFKDALKYILRQDPDVCLIGELRDLETIESALTIAETGHLVFGTLHTNSAVQTISRIVSAFPAGQQERIRVQMSFVLNAIISQRLVPSMDSQIAVACELLVMNPSIRNLIRENKLHQVYGMMQVGQNKSHMQTLNQSLLNLTLKRRITIKDAFSFSPDPEELDGLMKKAGV
- the pilB gene encoding type IV-A pilus assembly ATPase PilB, with translation MAARKGLGELLVRENLISIDQLEQARKEQKKHGGRLSTSLVQLGYVKEKDLAAFMGQQYNLPTIDIDNFEIDTDVINLVPAHVCKKNTVIPVQRSGRSLVVAFADPSNIFVKDDLSLLTRLKIEVVVASETSIKNAINRYYGSTTATVDDIMSDFVGSEEADASGPSVSAQAELIDDQTGDNSPIVSFVNAMLAEAIKMRASDIHIEPYEKRFRIRYRIDGVLTERTQPPPGIANAISSRIKILSKMDIAERRRPQDGRLKVRLKNGQDVDFRVNSLPVLFGEKIVLRILDKSNLQVDLTKLGFEQEQLKVFQSALKMPQGLLLITGPTGSGKTTTIYSGLAELNKPEKNIQTAEDPVEFNLDGINQVQVNADIGFGFPEALRAFLRQDPEVIMVGEIRDLETALIAFKAASTGHLVVSTLHTNDSTSTVTRLIDMGVPNYMVAEATKVVIAQRLIKKICGYCIVDHSVTPEVLLDMGVPESELDEYNDLKRGEGCPNCNGTGLAGRMAIFEVLKVTTPVKEGIFKGLSPLELKRHAVAHDNMVTLRGSALLKLKAGMTSVEEVLNVTIGDEK
- a CDS encoding bifunctional riboflavin kinase/FAD synthetase; the protein is MQTFNGTQSIKTPIPGSVVTLGNFDGVHLGHRELISKAVASARSLGVPAVVFTFDPHPIQVLAPDRPFRRLFAIDDLKNVLPELGVDVLVVEPFTHEFARQAAERFFEESLWAKLQPKQIVVGPDFAFGRDRSGDVGALTKFGTPLGVDVRVVPSVTLDGEAVSSSRIRQALVRGEVAEASRLLGRPFYVVGDVTSGAQRGRSLGFPTANIVPSNHTLSPRSGVYATKLCFGDQCYPSVTNIGINPTFQTSENLQPLSIETHILDKDMNLYGKTVKIMFYSFLREEKKFSSVEALMQQIEGDIEVARELLKTL
- a CDS encoding CHASE2 domain-containing protein, giving the protein MKTLKQQLLRSIEQLKALVGRKKDLWLRAGLCLATGLALVMAEHDDGYDLRFQLRGPQKIDNNILLISVPQDDWLNLLGRKQSWIRPLRELVQLSDSFYWEPDLWHHFLETLLAQDPKAIGISFYFGNETRETYTETYHSEVFDNPRVIWASRLDRDGRLLYSAFSGSLGQGTGLNELMTDNDGVFRRFVSPLVQIRHLALRLTDLVSPAQDSTTPWLAGVERVINFRGPRGTYPQLTIQQIIDGDFSVEQLRGKIILIGGTNDEDHQLLTPLGKMSDTEALANIVDSLKNDRWIERLPLEWSLILLFAILLLSIRIMNSYPQSVALVLFFWLGMAFTVFSVWLFDTYNFWIPTTPVLVQLGVTYIVFLSYQLTVSDYEKWQLELETNKLLEVEQLKQNFVSLFSHDLKTPLAKIQAICDRLLSQPLDTKIGQDIQSLRDESVELHHYIQNILKLSRVEAREFRLNRNAEDLNEIVETVSQKLAPLAAAKSITLQLRLEPLFLIDIDGQLLLEVILNLVENAIKYTPEDGHVIISTSEVDQQVVLVVEDDGPGIPEREQNRVFEKFYRTSREVDTTKGSGLGLYLVKFFVELHGGSVFLECPETGGTKIGFSLPVDVEAEEKEQFDEQ
- a CDS encoding sigma-54-dependent Fis family transcriptional regulator — its product is MSNKLSVLIVDDEEQLRKSVASILISTLPEYEFEIVEAENGRRALEATQQKSFDLVLMDVRMPEMSGLEALEKIKETDPRIFVVIMTAHSNLNDAVTAIKYGAYDYLEKPVEPEKLTELVKRALETRQMVSDLAISNPIFDDDIDSEFVGSSQKMRDIFQLINKLSQVDTTVLIRGENGTGKELVAKAIHYNSPRKHGKFVAINCGAIPENLLESELFGHEKGAFTGAHERKIGKFQLANNGTIFLDEVGELRPEMQVKLLRVLQERKFMPVGSNREVKTNARVVAATNQNLEKMIEEGTFREDFFYRLNVMPIFMPPLRDRLDDLDGLAQYFVKKFAKLQTSVIRGIDSDALDALKRYDWPGNIRELENTIERAFIMESSSSITLSSLPEAIQDKAKDKVKIDIPKEYSGPMDFDRFKEVTEKEFIENALRANQGRINKTVAHANIPKNTLLRKIKKYGIDVKQFVTGRE
- a CDS encoding response regulator, which produces MFPQDSKILVVEDSESLLRLIGEILNAEGYGNVHLAKDGSEAIGQLTMAAKVGEPFNLVITDITMPNLGGMELLDACRESNNLKNTPFMMITSDNSKNTVVQAVIKGVIGYIVKPIEREDFMNKMREAYERLMGSVG
- a CDS encoding glycosyltransferase family 9 protein; protein product: MVNLILQTAYLGDLLLSIPLMREFRKLYPDHKLILGCRAGFEEPFLAAGLVDEVISVNKTNSPSVRAFRKKLLKYEYDVVLSPHESMRSGLLVQSLKANKKVGFKKWWNAWIFDSRVERPMQRPDALRQLQLLAPLNSNWNEILGEVSVLNITDNNTVGPWPSGSVPTWSQMRIDHLLPEFQSAHAGATFLSPGSVWPTKRWGFNKFVELGKRLSEEGRQIIVTGGRDERALCESVQKQIPGALLWAGEKSLLESLQEFRFGSLMVTNDSGAMHMAACVGLPVVSVFGPTTLSLGYRPWQEQAIVVQKDLSCRPCGRHGSKKCPIGTHDCMKQISVDSVLDAAKTLSH